The DNA region CGACCAGTCGTTTCCGCATGCCAGTGCCTATGGCAGTGACTGGGTCAATACTCCGGGATTCGACCGGGTGGCGGAGATGGGGCTGCTGTTTAACCGTGCGTACACGCCGAATGCCAAGTGTGCGCCATCCCGGTCGATTATTCTGACCGGCCGACTTTCGTGGCAACTCGAGGCAGCAGTAAATCACGTCGTCTTTTTCCCTGATAAATTTAAAACCTGGATGGAAGCTCTGGGTGATGCCGGTTATATCACCGGGTTTACCGGTAAAGGGTGGGGGCCGGGTGATCCTGGAACTCTGCATGGCAAACCACGGGAACTTACCGGGCCTTTGTATATTGGGAAAACGGAACCTGCTCCAGCAAAGGGTATCAGTAATAAAGACTACGCAGGCAATTTTGAATCGTTTCTCAATCAGCGGGATGAAAATAAACCGTTTAGCTTTTGGTATGGAGGCCATGAGCCGCATCGGCGGTATGAATATGGTTCTGGTGTAGCTAAAGGCGGAAAGTCATTGGGCGATGTGGCCCGCGTTCCCGGCTACTGGCCGGATGATGAGATCGTTCGCAACGATATGCTCGACTACGCGTTTGAGGTCGAACATTTCGACCGGCATCTGAGCAGAATGCTTCATTCGTTGGATCACCGTGGCCTGTTGGAGAACACAATTGTAATCGTGACCTCGGACAATGGTATGCCATTCCCGAGGTCAAAGGGGAACAACTACGAAATTTCCCATCACCTGCCTTTGGCCATTTCCTGGCCTGCGGGAATAAAGAATCCGGGTCGGCAGGTGAACAGCCTGGTCAGCTTTATTGATTATGCGCCGACCATACTGGAGGCGGCCGGTGTTACTACCGAAGAAATAAGTATGCAGCCAATAACGGGGAAAAGCCTGTTTCCTATATTTAAGGATGAGGTCTCTACCCCTGAAAGTTTCCGGGAGTTTCTGTTGGTTGGAAAAGAACGCCACGATGCCGGTCGACCGCATAATCAGGGATATCCTATTCGCGGTATCATCAAGGGTGATTTCCTGTTTTTACGCAACTTCGAGATTGATCGTTGGCCGTCTGGAAATCCGGAAACGGGCTACCTGAATACGGATGGGGGTGCCACCAAGACTTTGATTCTAAACCACGGTAAGAATCCGGAGACCATACACTGGTGGATGACCAATTTTGGAAAACGGGTGTCTGAAGAATTCTATAATCTGAAGCAGGATCCGGATTGTATTGTGAATCTGGCTGAGAGTGGAGACCAAACCATCAAGCGCGACATGGCTGCAAAGATGTATTCACTTCTTACCCGCCAGGGCGACCTCCGTATGTTCGGAAAAGGTCGACAATATGAAGACTATCCGTTTTCTACCCCAGCTCAGCAGAATCTCTATGAGCGCTACATGGCTGGGGAGCCAATCGAAGCCGGCTGGGTCAATCCTTCGGACTTCGCGGTGCAGCCTTCGGATCTGATAAAAAAGAACTGAGGAGCCGAGTCTCCACATTTTTCCGGGATGTCCAAGCTGCGCGCAATATTTTTCGATTTTGATGGTCTGATGCTGGACACAGAGTATGCTTGCTTTGCCGGTTGGCAGGCTGTGTTTCAGTCCCATGGGTTTGAGTACCGGTTAGAGGAGTTTCAACGAATAATAGGGACCGATGAGAATCCGAGAGCGTTGCTCGAGGAAAGAGTGGGTTGCAGTTTAGACTGGGAAAAGATTGAGCCGGAACGTCGTGAGGTGGAAACGAAGTTTGGTCTTGATATGGCAATAAAGCCAGGAGTTATGGAACTGGTCCACGATGCCAGGACCCGGGGTTGGATCTGTGCGGTGGTGTCGAGTTCACCGCACTATTGGATAAGAGGGCATCTGGAGCGATGCGAGGTGATCGAGCATTTCGATGGATTTATTTGCCGTGGGGATGCACCGAAGGCCAAGCCTGCCCCTGATCTTTATCTCGAGGCACTTCGACAATTCAACCTAACCGGTAGTGAAACTGTGGCCTTGGAGGATTCGCACAACGGATCCCTTGCAGCCAAACGCGCCGGCATTTGGTGCGTGGCCGTTCCAAACGATATTACACGTTCCATGGATTTTTCCCATTCTGATTTAATTACCGAAAAGCTGGAAGAACTCACGCTCGACTCTCTGGTCCAGCGATTTGGGTAGGGCCATTGCTTCCAGCAATGCCGTCGTATACGTACTAAGATGCCTTGTTCGGCCAAATCTGGCTTTGCCTCTACAATTTCACTTTGATTTTGGTCGCTGTAGGTTTGAGCCCGGATTTCTTAAATGCATCCGGGCGATCTTTCCCGGCTTTTACTGTGTATCTTCCATCCGAATAGACTTTCGGCAGGAAGGTGTTTCCCTGGATGCGCACAGTATAAAGGATTTCTTTAGTTTTGTCGTTCACGACTTGGACTACTGGATCGTTTTCCTCAAAGACGAGTTCGGGTAAGTAACCGTAAACTTTGCGACCGTCGTTGTCCTCTGTGCGGATGGTGATTGGCCAACCCGGATATTGGGAGGCTTTTGATTTCTTAACATCGCCGAATCGCGGCCAGCATTCAAAAGTGATCGTACGCGTCGGCTTGTGGAACCGTGCAATGCCATAACCATCTTCCAGGTTGGTCTCTCCCCCTTGTTCTGAAAGTTCTCTTGCTTCGCCCATGGAAACGAAGTCCGGGTTTGCATAGGCATGCATCGTCATTTTGTTTTGCAGACCATCCAAATAATCTCCGGTCCATTCCAGTTCATTGTCAATGGGATCACCGGAACCGGCTTCACCGTTTTCCGGCCACCACCAACGTCCATAGATGGTGTTGACAATCGCTGGATTGGTGAATCCGAATGGTCCATCGCGGAAGTTCTCAATTCCATGCTGTACCACTACCGCCAGGTGTTGGTCGCCACAAAGATGGGGTGCCCAGGCGCGTCGGATGGCTTCCAGGGCTTTGTTGCGACCGGTTTGAGGCCAGGCGTTGCTGTCCAAGTCTGCCAGAAGGCGCCCTTCGTCAGCGCTTCCGTGCAAATGTACCGCACCGGTAAACGCAGTTTGCGACAGAACCGCTTTCATTTCTGCTCCCTCCCAGTTTTGGGACCATTCATTTAGAAAGTGTAGTTGCCGGTCACCCAATAGTTTCAAGCCCGGTACATCTACATCGGCAGGATTGTAGCTATTGTCATTAATATGGTCCGGACGTGGTCCCATCGATGGGATCTTTCCTTTGGGGCCACTTTTGAATTTACGGTCTTCAAGCACCGCAAAGCTAACGCCTCCAACCTTAACGTCGGTATAATAGACGCCAATGCCTTGCGCAATAGGGGTTGGATCAAATGCGTCGGGCAGGTGCCAGGTTTCTTGCGCCTCCACCATTTTAATATATTGGTGCGGATAGTAATAGCCTCCGGAATTTCCAGCTGGGCTGTCTGCAACGATACCTCCTTCACCCCACACGTTACCCTGACCAATATCGTGATCGTCGAGAATAGTGATCGTTGGGCGGTCCCTGATGACATCGCGGAACTGCCAGCCAAATAACAGCCAGGCAAACGTGTTTTCCTGGTGGTCATAGCTTTGGTCTCCAGCAAAGAAAAGCAGGTCAGGATCTTGTGCACGCAAGTTCGCTACGATAGAAGCACGATCACCCCGGTCGTGACGGGAATTACAGGAAAGTGAACCCACGACGATTTCTTGTTTATTGATGGGGTCCTTGCGGATAAGTCCTTCGAATACGGATCCTTGGCTGTGGGAAACACGATATTCCATATCTTTCGAACCGTCCCAATTTTCCACGCGAAAGTGAGCATACCACCCGGGGTAGTTGACCTTGGTTGTTTTGGACATCTTCCACTTTCCATTCTCTTTGAATTCAAGCGAAACCTCGCGATCTTCGCCCGGTTTCAGAGGGAACAACTGGGCTGTCATTTTCAGGACTCCGTCCTGTTGAGTATAAAGGGCGAAGCATATGACTTCGTCTCGTTCCACTCTGACGAATTCATCCAAAAATCCATTGGCCTCGCGGTCCCAGATGTCTTCACGCGTTGCGTAGTCCAGCTTTTCGCCCCGTTCGCCAGGGAACGCAGATTGTGCAGAGGCACTGGTCCAAGAGAGCAGGACGCCAAGAAACAGGAAAAAGTAGTTCTTCATAGAGTTCTATTCAGTAATCAGAGTATTCGGGTATTCAATGATCCTATTGCCTACAGGATGCATCGCTTCGTCTGCAATGGTTAATTGAAAGACAGTGAAGGATGCCCACCTTTGCTTTGCTACGTCACACTGCTTTCTTCAGTTCTCATCTTCCGGAGTGTACGCAGAAAGACCTTAGAATGATAGTTGGTTGCCAGGGTATTTGGCACTATTGAGACCTGTTTTATCCTGTGATTAAAAATGCCTTCGTGCAAATTCACGGCCAGATCCTGATTTAAGATAAGATTCAAATGCATGCGCTTTGTTTTTACTTCGAAATCTAACAGCCGTTTCGATTAACCAGGGACGGAACTTTGAAGTATGAGAAACCTCACCGTTATTGTGCTTTTTCAGTCTCGCGTTGAGGTCAGTTGTGAATCCGGAATAGTGTCGGTCTTTGTCAGACTCACTGACCAGTATGTAGACGTAGTAAAATTGAGGATCTAATGGCATTTCGAGCCAAAGCATTAATTTTGAGCTCGATTGTGTCCAGTTTTTGATAAAATCAAGAGTCCGCAAAATGGCTTGCCAAGCCGTAGTCTTGGAGAGGTGAGTTGATAGCGGGAAAGTCCGCCTTCGCCATGAATGGGCTACGGCGTGACATCCTCCGCATAGCGCTCCGCTCCAAGCGAAGGATGGTGGGAGATGGCAGATTCGAACTGCCGACCCCTTGCGTGTCATGCAAGTGCTCTAACCAACTGAGCTAATCCCCCGGATTCAGTAAGGGGTATGAAGGAAAAGAAGAATGCGGTGTTGGCAAGTTAAAATGGAGGTCATTCTTTCATTGAATCAGTAAGTTAAAAAGTCCTGCTGGCAGATTGGTTCGCCAGTGCTGGGTCCTTCGGACTCAGTTTTGCGAAGTGCCCATATCCGTTGTGTTCCGTCAAACTGCCGACCCCTTGCGTGTCATGCTAGGGCTCTAACCAACCGAGCTAATCCCTCTCAGAAAATGGATATGAAGACATGGCAGAAAAGGAGCTTAAAAGTCAAAAGCAGGATACTTGTTCTATGTGTAATAAATACTTGGATTCTTCGGGCGTTTTCCTAAAGCTGGCGCTCACCTAAAATGATTCAATACCTTCATATTCAAAACTTGGCTTTAATGACTGAGACTTCTCTGGATTTGGAGGCTGGATTTACTGTGGTGACGGGTGAGACGGGTGCCGGAAAATCGATCCTGCTTGGAGCACTGAGCATGTTAGCTGGAAATCGTGTAGATAAGACCGTTATCCGTCAGGGTGAATCGGCTTGTGAGGTTGAAGCTGCTCTTGTTTTTCCAAGCTCTGATAAGATAAACACCTTTCTCGAAGACAATGGCCTTCCTCCATGCGAAGAAAATGTGTTGCTTCTGCGACGCTCGATTAGTCGAACGAAGATGGGAAAGGTATTTATCAACGGGAAACTTTGCACGCTTTCACTATTGTCGAAGTTAGGTACGTTCTGGATCGATTTTCATGGTCCGGGTGAGCCGCAGAAACTCTTTGATTGGCAAAACCAGCTTGAGTTACTCGATAGTTATGCGGGGTCGGTTATGGAAGTAGCCGTTTACCAGGAACTTTTTTCAGAATGGAAATCCCTGCTTCGGCAAAAGGAGGAAATCCAGAATCAATCGCAGCTTTCTGAAGATGAATTGGCCTATTACCAAAGCCAGATGGAGCAGATCGATGCGGTCGACATTATTTCAGAGGCGGCTATTGAGGCTTTGGAAAGTGACTATAATGTTGCCAGTCAAACGGCTGATCTGGCGCAACATCTTTTACAGGTCGAAGAAGGTCTGAGCGGAGATGATGGAGTTATTTCCAAACTAGGCAGATTGGTGTTAACTTCCCGGCAAATTTCGGAAATCGACAAACGCACTGCTGAACTGACCGTTCGCTTGAACCAGGCAGTGGTTGAGTTGGACGATATCAATAGTGAGTTTTTTCAAATACGTCGTAAGACGGACTTTGACGAAGTTGAAATCGCCGCCTTTCAAAGGCGGATGGAAAAGTGGTTGGATGTAAAACGAAAATTCGGTCCGTCGGTTAAGCAGGTTATAGAAAACCGTGAGCGCCTTTCTTTGCGCATTGAAATGCAAGCGGACATTGAAGGCACGCTCGGGAAACTAGACAATTTGATTAAACGCAAGGAAGCAGAGCTGCTCGAAGCCGGAACTAATCTACGTGCGAAGCGTGAGAAGGCTGCCACTAATCTCGCTAAAGAAACGGCATCTTTACTTGATTCCCTTGGGTTTAAGAAAGCACGCTTTGACGTAATAGTTTATGCCGAAAATGCTTTTCGCGAACATGGCAACTCCCGCTGCGAATATGTATTTTCAGCTAACCCTGGGCAGGAGCCTTTACCGCTTAACAAAATTGCTTCCAGTGGTGAAATTGCCCGGGTGATGTTGGGGCTGAAAACCATTTTGGCCAAGCTCGATGATACTCCTGTGTTGGTGTTCGACGAAGTAGATGCGAATGTAGGAGGCGAGATTGGGACTGTAGTGGGAGATCGTTTGGCTGCTCTATCAGATGAGCACCAGGTATTTTGTGTGACCCACCTGCCCCAAGTGGCGGCC from Verrucomicrobiota bacterium includes:
- a CDS encoding sulfatase: DQSFPHASAYGSDWVNTPGFDRVAEMGLLFNRAYTPNAKCAPSRSIILTGRLSWQLEAAVNHVVFFPDKFKTWMEALGDAGYITGFTGKGWGPGDPGTLHGKPRELTGPLYIGKTEPAPAKGISNKDYAGNFESFLNQRDENKPFSFWYGGHEPHRRYEYGSGVAKGGKSLGDVARVPGYWPDDEIVRNDMLDYAFEVEHFDRHLSRMLHSLDHRGLLENTIVIVTSDNGMPFPRSKGNNYEISHHLPLAISWPAGIKNPGRQVNSLVSFIDYAPTILEAAGVTTEEISMQPITGKSLFPIFKDEVSTPESFREFLLVGKERHDAGRPHNQGYPIRGIIKGDFLFLRNFEIDRWPSGNPETGYLNTDGGATKTLILNHGKNPETIHWWMTNFGKRVSEEFYNLKQDPDCIVNLAESGDQTIKRDMAAKMYSLLTRQGDLRMFGKGRQYEDYPFSTPAQQNLYERYMAGEPIEAGWVNPSDFAVQPSDLIKKN
- a CDS encoding HAD-IA family hydrolase, whose translation is MSKLRAIFFDFDGLMLDTEYACFAGWQAVFQSHGFEYRLEEFQRIIGTDENPRALLEERVGCSLDWEKIEPERREVETKFGLDMAIKPGVMELVHDARTRGWICAVVSSSPHYWIRGHLERCEVIEHFDGFICRGDAPKAKPAPDLYLEALRQFNLTGSETVALEDSHNGSLAAKRAGIWCVAVPNDITRSMDFSHSDLITEKLEELTLDSLVQRFG
- a CDS encoding GIY-YIG nuclease family protein, with the protein product MPLDPQFYYVYILVSESDKDRHYSGFTTDLNARLKKHNNGEVSHTSKFRPWLIETAVRFRSKNKAHAFESYLKSGSGREFARRHF
- a CDS encoding DNA repair protein RecN, with protein sequence MIQYLHIQNLALMTETSLDLEAGFTVVTGETGAGKSILLGALSMLAGNRVDKTVIRQGESACEVEAALVFPSSDKINTFLEDNGLPPCEENVLLLRRSISRTKMGKVFINGKLCTLSLLSKLGTFWIDFHGPGEPQKLFDWQNQLELLDSYAGSVMEVAVYQELFSEWKSLLRQKEEIQNQSQLSEDELAYYQSQMEQIDAVDIISEAAIEALESDYNVASQTADLAQHLLQVEEGLSGDDGVISKLGRLVLTSRQISEIDKRTAELTVRLNQAVVELDDINSEFFQIRRKTDFDEVEIAAFQRRMEKWLDVKRKFGPSVKQVIENRERLSLRIEMQADIEGTLGKLDNLIKRKEAELLEAGTNLRAKREKAATNLAKETASLLDSLGFKKARFDVIVYAENAFREHGNSRCEYVFSANPGQEPLPLNKIASSGEIARVMLGLKTILAKLDDTPVLVFDEVDANVGGEIGTVVGDRLAALSDEHQVFCVTHLPQVAAKGKQHFLVDKIQTDDDTKVSIEPIHENEAARLDELARMLGSRRSKVAQTHARELLGLPSL